The DNA segment GGGTATGTTTTCCTTTGGTATCGCCATTGGCGCTGGTAAAGTGGCGGGGAGCTACTTCCCCTACGGCAGAGGTGGTGCCGATCTTATAGCGCGTTACGGTGACCGCCTGTCCAGCTTCTTTAACGGCTGCGTCCCCTTCACCTTCTTTCTTTTCTTCTTCCTTCACCACTTCTTTCTGGAAGGAGGCAAATACGGTAGAGTAGTTGCCTATAAAATCAACATAATAATTCTTCAGGTTTTTAACAGGCAGGCGCACATCGCCGTATTTGTTATTGATCCTGATGAGTGATACGTCCTGACCTATGTTGCGGAATTTGATGTCTACGTTATTGCCCTCAAGGTCGAAGCTGTTGTTGAGCTGATCTATTTTGATGCTGCCATATACTTTACGGCCGTCTACCTTGTCAATGGCGTCAATGGAAAAGTGATCGGCCTGGCTGCGTATATAAAGATAGCTTCCTTTCTCGTATTCAATGGTGGAGGATTTGGAATCCATGTCCAGGTCATTGATGTTTTGTGCGCGGAAGGTGCCGTTGGTGAATTCTACTTCTGCTTTCTCGATGTTGCCGAGGTTGGCATTGCAATAGTTGCCAACGAGCTTCAGGTCTTTGATGTCCTGGGCGTCGAGGGCGCCGTTGGTGATCTCCAGCTTGGCTTCATCAACGTTCATGCCGATGCTTACATCACCATACTTGTTTTCCAGGTCCAGTTTGCAACCGGCAGGCACCAGGATGGTCATTACGCGTATGGCTGGTTTTGCTGCAAAACCTTTTACTATGATCTCCTTCGGTGTGCCGCTGCGGTAGCCTTCCACTATTACATCTCCCTTTTCCCCTTTGCGCTTAATGGGATTTTGCTGTCTGTAACCGGCAACGGTGACTGTTTTTAAGGGGAGAGATGAAACGCCGGACACACTGGCGCCGGTGAGGATGTCTACGCGGTTGCTGAAAGGCTTAATGTTGATGCCCATGTCTTCAAACCATTCTGCATCCGTACGGTTTTTCCGGGGAATGGCTGTGTCGTAGACCAATTCTACCGTGACTTTCACTTTTGCCTGGTCCCAGGGTTTGATGGTTACTTTACGGGCTGTGCTGACCAGCCGTATGAGGGACCCTTTTTGTGAAGGCACTTCCTGGCTGATCTCTTTGGTGAGGGTTTGTTGTGCCTGGGTGTTTGTGCTGCCTGCCGTGAGAAGGGTTCCGGCCAGCAGGAGGAACGGAAATATTTTTTTGTTATTCATGCTTGTGTCTTTTACAATTTTAAATATGCGGGGTTGGTTCTTTGAATATCCGGGTGTTGTTTGGCCCGGGAGTTCATGTTGGTAATTTCTGATTGCAGCTCTTTCAGGAGCCATAGTTTTTGCTGGTAGAGCTGGATGAGCTGGTAAACGACGTTGTCAGTAAGACCATATAAACGCACATCCTGCTTTACTTTTTTCTCATCGCGTTCCAGGTCGAGCCACTGTTTTTTGAATACATGGAAGTAGCCGGGGCTCTCTGTGTAAATGGGCGTTTTTTCCAGTTTCCGGAGCTGATAGTTGATAATGGTGGCATAATTATCTTCTATCGCTTTTAGGGGAGATACTGGTTTGGTAGTTTGCGCCAGGTCTTTTTTAGCTGGCTTGCGCGTGTCCGGTACAGTGGTCCTTTCTTTAGTTGTTTTGTCGCCGGGTAGTTCTGTGGCAGATCCCTTACTCCCCTGCCCGGAGGCAGTACCAGTAGATGAATTCACCCGGCCAGTCAACTCCGGGTTGTTGCTTGTTTTCGGGGTATCAACCGCTGAGAGCCTGGGCTCCACTTTTTCCGGATGCTGAAGGTGGTAGATCAATATAGAAGCTGCTACCAGTATGGCGGCGGCCACCAGCCACTTAGCTACCAATGTGATCACCGGCTTTGGAGCCACCTGCGTTTTCCGCTGTATGTGTTTCCACACCTGCGGACGTGGCGGCTTTTCCGTGTCCAGTTCATCACGGTGATCAAAGAGGTATTTTTTAAATTCATCCATGACGTACCAATTGTTTTAATAACCTTTCTTTTAATAGTTGCCGGGCCCGGTGATACTGACTTTTGGAAGTAGATAAGGTTATTTCCAGGGCGTCGGCGATTTGCTGGTGCGAATAGTTCTCAATCACATACAGGTTAAATACTTCCCGGCAGCCTCCGGGCAGGTTTTTGATCTCCTGGTGAATTTGCTCAAAGCTGATTCCCTGTAGCCAGTTCTCCCCTTCGGCATGCGGGTCGTTTAGGTGCTCTTCTTCTACCGGCAGCCAGCGGATACCTTTTTTTACATGGCGGATGCATTCATTGACGATGATCTTACGGAGCCAGGGTTCAAACAGGTGTTGTTCCCTGAGCTGGTGCAAGCTGTTGAATGCGGTGATGAATGATTCCTGTAAAATGTCTTCCGCATCGGGCCGGTTGCCGGTCATCCGTACACAAATACTGAACATTTTCTGTGAGAACTGCTCATAGAGCAGGCCTTGGGCTTCCTCATCGCCCTGGATTGCTTTTCTCACGATTGCCGTTAGTATGTGTGCTATTTTTTCCAATGCCGTTCTGATAATAAGAGTAAGGAGTTGCTAAAAGGTTGGAAAGGGAGGGAAAATAATTTTTTCCCGGTACAAGGTACGAAGGCGGGTAATAAATAGCCGGGGGTACCATCTCCTTAGGTTGTTCCCCGGAAGATCTCCGGATGATCCCCGGATGACAGTTTCTATAAGACCTCTATAACTGCTCTATAAAAGCTCTATAAGAGCTCTATAGCTTTTTGGGGAAAAATTGAATTACGGCAAAAAAGTGGTGTCGTCCGTAAGCGTTTGTCCGGACGCCTGATAAAACTCTTTCCTGGAGAGGTTTTGGGCAGCCCTTAATCCCTGCCTGGCAAACAGGTACCCCGTACGTTGATTGAGGTGCGCCGGGGCGGTGGTATAAAACTCCTGCTTGTTCTGGTCCCACCATAATTCTGAAGTGCGGAGGGTGTCGCCATTAATGATATTGATGACCACTACGCTGTCTTTGAGTAATATTTTACGGTCATATTCAAAGTATTTGGCATAGCGGGCATCGAGAATGCTTTCAATACGGGAAGTGGAATCATAAAAATCCACGTGCAGGGATTTGGGGAATTCCATGTAAGCCGAATCGACCTGACGCCGGAGCATGAAAGGCGCGGTGAGTTTAGCTTTTACAATGCCTTTTTCACTCAGGTAGCTTTCTATGTTTTTGGCTTCCTCCAGCCTGACCTTTCTGCTGAACAGGTTGTCTACTTCCGCCTGGTCGTTCTCGCAGGCGGTAATAACAAAAAAGCAGCCCAGGAGAAGAGCTGCTGTGCGAAGAAAATATGTTGCTGTAGGCCTTTGCATGATTAATCGTACTTGTATTTCTGGAACCAAATATCGCTTAAAGAAAGGCCAATACCTACCCGGAAAAAGCTTTCCCGTACGAGGCTTTTATTGTCGCCGCGGCGGCCAAATTCAAAAACGGTATTGATTACAGAAAACTGGTTGGTATAGGCGGGCTTACGCATAGGGAAGCCGGCGCCAATGGAAATGGTCCAGATAGGCAGTTCCTGGTCTACCTGGATATAGTCTTTGCCAAAGGAAAATCCGGTGCGGTAGCTTACAAAGTTCCAGTAGGTTTTGCCCCCTGAAGGCGTAAGTTGTCCGCCGATCTTCATTTGCCAGTTATTCTGTACATCATCTTTCTCGCCGAAAAACTTGTAATCGCCCCAACGCTGCTGTGCATAATCCACACCAATCTGGAATTTACCCAGGCGGTCGAAGATAACACCAGCTCCGAATGAGGAAGGATAGATGATATCGCCCCGGACGCCTGTTTCGCGATAGGCCACATCAATGGTATCCGGCGCACCGCTATTGGAGTTGTACTCAAAGGTTTCTGCCGTATAGTCCCTTTTACCCTTGATGGTATGCTGCAGGTTGCCATAGGCGCCAAAGCGAAGCCAGTTCTTTTTGTTGAGCTTTGCTGTATACTGGATGCCGGCATTGAGTAGAACACCGCCATAGCTGGTTTTCCGCTCGTGGTTCGATTTATAGTAATAAGCCAGGGTGTCAATAATGGCTTTACGGGTGCTATAGTCCTTAGTACCAAACAGATAGCCAAAGTTTATCCCTACGGTAAGGTCTTTGGTGATGGCAAAACCTGTTCCGATATGGGCTTCATAAGTACCACCATTGCCTTCATATAAGGTGCTCACATCGAATGTGTCGCCCGGCACACCGAGATAGAGGCGTTCTGCCTGCCCGATCTTATAGTTGATACGGGTAATGGGCCTCAGACCAAGGTTCACACCCCATCCGCCGTTCTTTTTGAGGGGGAATGCCAACTGAACATAAGATATGTTGGGGCTGTAAGAGGAGAATTTACGGGGGGGATTATTGGCCTTTAAGGTGCGGTTAGTGAGTTCTACACCCAGATCCAGCGTGGTGGCCTGTAAACGGCCATAAGAGGCTGGATTAATGAAATTTACGGTATTAAAGTCATAATAGGCTGCAGAAACGCCACCCATTCCCCGGCTTAATATATTCTGTCCGGGTACTACATCTCCCAGTCCATAACGGGAGTAAGGTGAATTTTCGGTTTGTGCCTGTGCAAAGGAGAGCCAACATAAGCAGACTATTCCTAACAGATTGATTTTCTTATACATTGTTGTGCTCACTAATGGCATAAAGGCCTTTATAGATTAAATTAGGGTCTGCAAATATCTTGTTTTTCAGATGATAGACAAAAAAGGGTGTATCGCCCCCGGTTAAGAGGACGTTAAAGTTGGTGTATTTTTCGTCATAAAATTCTATTATTCCGTCGATCTCTTTGGCCATTCCAAGGATAACTCCACTCAAAATGTTGGTCCGGGTATCATAGCCAATGAGAGACAGATTCCAGTCTTTTTTGACCAGAGGAAGTTTGGCTGTATAGTGGTGGAGGGACTTAAACCGCATTTCCATACCGGGGGAGATGCTGCCTCCGACAAATTCATGGTATTTGTTGACAAAATTGTAGGTAATGGCGGTGCCCAGGCCAACAACCAGGTTATTTTTCCCGGGAAAGAGGTACACCGCGGCTACTACCATGGCCAGGCGGTCGGCCCCGATGTCTTCAGGTTTCCCTACAGGCGTGGTAATGGGCAGTTTGGAAGTGTGGTTCAGTTTATGGAAACGGGTAGTGGCTGCCAGTAAGGGTTCTATCCCGGGATTGTGGTTGACCACGGAAGAAAGAATGGATTTTGCCGGCCGGTATTGCTGGATGAGTTGCTGTATCGTGTCGTCATGGTCATTTTCCAATACCAGTAGTTCTTTCAGGGAATTTCCGTCAAATACGGCACATTTTAACCGGGTATTGCCAAAGTCAAAGCAAAGTGTTGTTTGGGACAAGCAGTGAGATTTAATGCAAGAATACGGAATTCAGCATACAGAAGCCAGAATAATACAGGGCGGCTATATGTCTATGTCCAGGTCAAAGGCGGAAAGATTACGGAAATGGCCGTTGAGTTTCACTTTTTCCTTGAGCTGTTCCATTTCCATGAGCATAGGGAGTACTTTCTGCAGGTGTCGTTTGAGGTATTCCTGGCGTTGCAGTTCTTTCAGTAGTCCCAATACTTCATATTCTTCTTCCAATGATAGGCCGGCATGGTGGGCAACGTCATAAGCTTGTAATTGCTCGTCAGGCTTTTTGAAATCTTTGCTGATGTTGAGCAGGCGATGTAATTCCTTTACGCCATTGATTACTTTCTGCATAAGCTGGCGGTTAGCGGCTTCTTCTTCATTTTCAGGATAGTTGACAATAGCGCCGCTGTATAGTTTTTCGGGAACGGCATTGATGACCTCGAGTATCCGGAACACTTTCAAGCCTTGGGTTTTTACATCCATTTCCCCGTTTTCGTAGGTCTGTACAATATCGGTAAGCTGAACGAGGGTTCCCATTTCCTGTAAGCGATTGTTTACCACAGCAGGTATGCCAAAAGGCTTTTTGCTTTCAAAGCATTCACTGATCAGTTGTTTATACCGCGGTTCAAAGATGTGCAGGTGCACTTTTTCGCCGGGAAACACCACTATGCCCAATGGAAATATCGGAATGAAATTGGTCATGTTTTTATGCTACTTTTCTCAGAAATACAAATATAAAATAAACCGGGGGGAATGCAGTAGTCGCGTAACTATAACACTTTGTGAAGGTTTTAAGCCAGGATTGACGGATGTTAATATAAATATGCCGGCCGGTGCAGTGTTGATTTTTTTTGCTACTATTGGTGCTTAGTTTGGACAATATGAACCCCGATCATGGCGCTTTTAGGTTTGATAAGAAATTGTTTCTACTCATTTCATTGCTGCTTACAGTTATTACGATCCCGCTGGAGAATAACTGGAATAGCTGGGCTATTTTTTATTTTGTATTTGCAGGATTAATCCAGGCGCCTATAAAGGAGCATTTTAAAAAATTATGGCAGCATCGTTATTGGATGATTGCCGTAGGCTTCTTTTTTTGGTTGGCTGCTACCTGGTTGTGGGATAGCCACGAGGCTGTTTTTATTAAGGTAATTGAAAGCTATGGAGCTTTTTTATCCCTGCCTATTATTTTTACGATTATTCCCAGGCTTACCTGGCGCGACATAGCGATCCTGTGTTATGTCTTTGTTGCAACCATTATTGTGGTATGTGTGGTATGCCTGGTAAGCGCCTACCTGGAATACCAGGTAACCCATGATGAATTTGTATTCTCGTACCATTATTTGAGTTACCAGGCAGGGTTGAATGCCATTTTTCTATCCAACTATTGCCTGGCAAGCATCATATGGCTTTTATATTTCAATTTTATTAATAAGGTAAACAGCCCTTTCAGGATACCCGCTGCAGGGGTCATTCTTTTGTGCCTGTTCTTTTTCGGCATGATCCTGTTGTTGTCTTCTAAGCTGGTGATCTTCCTCACAGTTATAACACTCCTGTATTTCATAGTGCGTATAAGTATTACAAGGGTTAAAAATCTTCTTGTTGGCTTTGTTCTGGCGGCGGTGGTGGTGGTATCGGCAGCCTGGATGATGAATAATGTTGCCTATATAAAATTCAGGATGAGGTCTATGGAGCTAAAAAT comes from the Paraflavitalea devenefica genome and includes:
- a CDS encoding DUF4097 family beta strand repeat-containing protein; translated protein: MNNKKIFPFLLLAGTLLTAGSTNTQAQQTLTKEISQEVPSQKGSLIRLVSTARKVTIKPWDQAKVKVTVELVYDTAIPRKNRTDAEWFEDMGINIKPFSNRVDILTGASVSGVSSLPLKTVTVAGYRQQNPIKRKGEKGDVIVEGYRSGTPKEIIVKGFAAKPAIRVMTILVPAGCKLDLENKYGDVSIGMNVDEAKLEITNGALDAQDIKDLKLVGNYCNANLGNIEKAEVEFTNGTFRAQNINDLDMDSKSSTIEYEKGSYLYIRSQADHFSIDAIDKVDGRKVYGSIKIDQLNNSFDLEGNNVDIKFRNIGQDVSLIRINNKYGDVRLPVKNLKNYYVDFIGNYSTVFASFQKEVVKEEEKKEGEGDAAVKEAGQAVTVTRYKIGTTSAVGEVAPRHFTSANGDTKGKHTRIELTCHSCTVDFK
- a CDS encoding RNA polymerase sigma factor, yielding MRKAIQGDEEAQGLLYEQFSQKMFSICVRMTGNRPDAEDILQESFITAFNSLHQLREQHLFEPWLRKIIVNECIRHVKKGIRWLPVEEEHLNDPHAEGENWLQGISFEQIHQEIKNLPGGCREVFNLYVIENYSHQQIADALEITLSTSKSQYHRARQLLKERLLKQLVRHG
- the lptC gene encoding LPS export ABC transporter periplasmic protein LptC is translated as MQRPTATYFLRTAALLLGCFFVITACENDQAEVDNLFSRKVRLEEAKNIESYLSEKGIVKAKLTAPFMLRRQVDSAYMEFPKSLHVDFYDSTSRIESILDARYAKYFEYDRKILLKDSVVVINIINGDTLRTSELWWDQNKQEFYTTAPAHLNQRTGYLFARQGLRAAQNLSRKEFYQASGQTLTDDTTFLP
- a CDS encoding type III pantothenate kinase, which encodes MSQTTLCFDFGNTRLKCAVFDGNSLKELLVLENDHDDTIQQLIQQYRPAKSILSSVVNHNPGIEPLLAATTRFHKLNHTSKLPITTPVGKPEDIGADRLAMVVAAVYLFPGKNNLVVGLGTAITYNFVNKYHEFVGGSISPGMEMRFKSLHHYTAKLPLVKKDWNLSLIGYDTRTNILSGVILGMAKEIDGIIEFYDEKYTNFNVLLTGGDTPFFVYHLKNKIFADPNLIYKGLYAISEHNNV
- a CDS encoding LON peptidase substrate-binding domain-containing protein — translated: MTNFIPIFPLGIVVFPGEKVHLHIFEPRYKQLISECFESKKPFGIPAVVNNRLQEMGTLVQLTDIVQTYENGEMDVKTQGLKVFRILEVINAVPEKLYSGAIVNYPENEEEAANRQLMQKVINGVKELHRLLNISKDFKKPDEQLQAYDVAHHAGLSLEEEYEVLGLLKELQRQEYLKRHLQKVLPMLMEMEQLKEKVKLNGHFRNLSAFDLDIDI
- a CDS encoding O-antigen ligase family protein; its protein translation is MNPDHGAFRFDKKLFLLISLLLTVITIPLENNWNSWAIFYFVFAGLIQAPIKEHFKKLWQHRYWMIAVGFFFWLAATWLWDSHEAVFIKVIESYGAFLSLPIIFTIIPRLTWRDIAILCYVFVATIIVVCVVCLVSAYLEYQVTHDEFVFSYHYLSYQAGLNAIFLSNYCLASIIWLLYFNFINKVNSPFRIPAAGVILLCLFFFGMILLLSSKLVIFLTVITLLYFIVRISITRVKNLLVGFVLAAVVVVSAAWMMNNVAYIKFRMRSMELKMYSGSADDQNGLAARLLIWDSALELIREKPVIGYGLVQSKEELIEKYQEKGFQIGVKERYNVHNQYLESMLSAGIIGLLLFIGLLFYPLRAACKERKLLLLLVVLHYMLQSFVESTLTVQQELIFFWFFIWLFYFHLPPAGQPAATISEKQQ